One genomic segment of candidate division KSB1 bacterium includes these proteins:
- a CDS encoding TolC family protein: MKSIVFSFVCALLLCWGGKTAALAQSEHGETVSLAALLREARARNPEIRAAQKRWQAMQARIKPAVTLEDPQIGLQVMYVPYPLRNAFKNERALTISQMFEFPGKLGLMSGMAKREAQASGAEYERVVLRVLTEVKKIYFMLFHLDYELANNRENRALMRQFIEIASVKYATGMGLQPDILKAQTEYSMMFNDSLMLAQERRSMAAMLNALLDRPRDSHVPVIHEHFDPRHHSFNLDSLVQTAFAHRPELKNMQAMADMYQLSARLARREYFPNFMLSYTHRKMPEMKTWDAMVSFNVPLYFWRNEKLRVQEADANYQMADASLQSMHNMVRAEVESAFYKVEQAARSVRLFQHTIIPQAEQSLLASRAAYENNKVDFLMLLDSQRTLRELKLAAHQALADFGTRLAELELAVGTQLVNLD; the protein is encoded by the coding sequence ATGAAATCAATCGTTTTCTCATTTGTCTGTGCGCTGCTGCTTTGTTGGGGAGGGAAGACCGCGGCTCTGGCGCAAAGTGAGCACGGTGAAACCGTCAGCCTTGCCGCCCTTCTCCGTGAGGCGCGCGCGCGCAATCCCGAGATTCGTGCGGCGCAGAAAAGATGGCAGGCGATGCAAGCGCGCATCAAACCGGCCGTCACCCTCGAAGATCCGCAAATCGGTTTGCAAGTGATGTATGTGCCGTATCCGCTGCGCAACGCTTTTAAGAATGAGCGCGCCCTCACCATCAGCCAGATGTTCGAGTTTCCCGGCAAGCTCGGCCTCATGTCCGGCATGGCCAAGCGCGAGGCACAAGCCAGCGGCGCGGAGTATGAACGTGTCGTGTTGCGTGTGTTGACGGAGGTCAAGAAGATCTACTTCATGCTCTTTCATCTCGATTATGAGCTCGCGAACAACCGTGAAAACCGTGCGCTGATGCGGCAATTCATCGAAATCGCCAGCGTCAAATACGCCACCGGCATGGGCTTGCAGCCGGACATCCTCAAGGCGCAAACCGAGTATTCGATGATGTTCAACGACAGCCTGATGCTGGCGCAAGAACGCCGCTCGATGGCGGCGATGCTCAACGCTCTGTTGGATCGTCCGCGCGATAGCCACGTGCCGGTGATTCACGAACATTTCGATCCGCGCCACCATTCCTTCAATCTGGATTCGCTGGTGCAAACGGCGTTTGCCCATCGCCCCGAATTGAAAAACATGCAGGCGATGGCGGACATGTATCAACTCTCCGCCCGTTTGGCGCGCCGCGAATATTTTCCCAATTTTATGTTGAGCTACACGCATCGAAAAATGCCGGAGATGAAAACGTGGGACGCGATGGTTTCGTTCAACGTTCCGCTCTATTTTTGGCGCAACGAAAAATTGCGCGTGCAGGAAGCCGATGCCAACTATCAAATGGCAGATGCCAGTTTACAGTCGATGCACAACATGGTGCGTGCAGAAGTGGAAAGCGCCTTCTACAAAGTTGAACAGGCGGCGCGCAGCGTGCGGCTTTTTCAACACACCATCATCCCGCAGGCCGAGCAATCGCTGCTGGCCAGCCGTGCCGCTTATGAGAACAACAAGGTGGATTTCCTCATGCTGCTCGACAGCCAGCGCACGCTGCGCGAACTCAAACTCGCCGCGCATCAGGCGCTGGCGGATTTCGGCACAAGGCTCGCGGAGCTGGAGCTGGCGGTCGGAACGCAACTTGTAAATTTGGATTGA